In one Brassica oleracea var. oleracea cultivar TO1000 chromosome C9, BOL, whole genome shotgun sequence genomic region, the following are encoded:
- the LOC106313388 gene encoding protein FD-like isoform X1: protein MLSSAKHKINYSAFSIPSSTSSSLSHSLSQTKNMTQVTMEEVWKEINLASLHQHRRLNIDHEPVLSNQNPNNSIFQDFLNKPLNQEPPPSSSSTHHGSLLAPPATVISFNPHSIDTHFDESAMFGCFGKKRGQDSDESRGDKRHKRMTKNRESAARSRARKQAYINELELEIVHLKKENARLKRQEEQMQLKMAEATQHQTKKILQRSWTSPF from the exons ATGCTGTCATCAGCAAAGCATAAGATCAACTATAGTGCTTTTTCAATTCCCTCATCAACTTCATCCTCATTATCTCATTCCCTTTCACAAACCAAGAACATGACTCAAGTCACTATGGAAGAAGTATGGAAAGAAATAAACCTTGCTTCGCTTCACCAACATCGCCGGCTAAACATTGATCATGAGCCAGTGTTGAGTAACCAAAACCCTAATAACTCCATCTTCCAAGATTTCCTCAACAAGCCTTTGAATCAGGAACCACCACCTTCGTCTTCCTCCACTCACCACGGCTCTCTTCTTGCTCCTCCTGCAACTGTTATCAGCTTCAACCCTCACTCCATTGATACCCACTTTGATGAATCTGCGATGTTTGGTTGCTTTGGGAAGAAAAGAGGCCAAGATTCTGATGAAAGCAGAGGAGACAAAAGGCATAAGCGTATGACCAAGAACAGAGAATCTGCTGCTCGTTCCAGAGCTAGGAAACAG GCATATATAAACGAGCTGGAGCTTGAAATCGTTCACTTGAAGAAGGAAAATGCAAGACTCAAGAGACAAGAAGAGCAG ATGCAGTTGAAAATGGCTGAAGCAACTCAACACCAAACAAAGAAAATACTTCAACGGTCTTGGACATCTCCTTTTTGA
- the LOC106313388 gene encoding protein FD-like isoform X2, producing the protein MLSSAKHKINYSAFSIPSSTSSSLSHSLSQTKNMTQVTMEEVWKEINLASLHQHRRLNIDHEPVLSNQNPNNSIFQDFLNKPLNQEPPPSSSSTHHGSLLAPPATVISFNPHSIDTHFDESAMFGCFGKKRGQDSDESRGDKRHKRMTKNRESAARSRARKQAYINELELEIVHLKKENARLKRQEEQLKMAEATQHQTKKILQRSWTSPF; encoded by the exons ATGCTGTCATCAGCAAAGCATAAGATCAACTATAGTGCTTTTTCAATTCCCTCATCAACTTCATCCTCATTATCTCATTCCCTTTCACAAACCAAGAACATGACTCAAGTCACTATGGAAGAAGTATGGAAAGAAATAAACCTTGCTTCGCTTCACCAACATCGCCGGCTAAACATTGATCATGAGCCAGTGTTGAGTAACCAAAACCCTAATAACTCCATCTTCCAAGATTTCCTCAACAAGCCTTTGAATCAGGAACCACCACCTTCGTCTTCCTCCACTCACCACGGCTCTCTTCTTGCTCCTCCTGCAACTGTTATCAGCTTCAACCCTCACTCCATTGATACCCACTTTGATGAATCTGCGATGTTTGGTTGCTTTGGGAAGAAAAGAGGCCAAGATTCTGATGAAAGCAGAGGAGACAAAAGGCATAAGCGTATGACCAAGAACAGAGAATCTGCTGCTCGTTCCAGAGCTAGGAAACAG GCATATATAAACGAGCTGGAGCTTGAAATCGTTCACTTGAAGAAGGAAAATGCAAGACTCAAGAGACAAGAAGAGCAG TTGAAAATGGCTGAAGCAACTCAACACCAAACAAAGAAAATACTTCAACGGTCTTGGACATCTCCTTTTTGA